A single region of the Salarchaeum japonicum genome encodes:
- a CDS encoding DUF7119 family protein — protein MTETPDDLPPTDRESPVGEPVIRGDERVVGDHAANAVSFDPDDPERVAAAADTVRAFATGDLGDDHLAMLRGAAACAALVRAEQSYKAAAERAGDDVTVPFIRKWARVHDLPQPVRRHVAVGHIPPTAAKHIARVGGDARYRLAWAVLDNDLTVRQVRQVASDVNDGRALGDALRDHGVTPGELTLTLPANAYRDLRRRAAMTDTDPGDIVADALDAYLDE, from the coding sequence ATGACCGAGACGCCGGACGACCTCCCGCCGACGGACCGCGAATCCCCCGTGGGGGAACCCGTCATTCGCGGTGACGAACGCGTCGTCGGCGACCACGCCGCGAACGCGGTCTCCTTCGACCCCGACGACCCCGAGCGCGTCGCCGCCGCCGCGGACACCGTGCGCGCGTTCGCCACCGGCGACCTCGGGGACGACCACCTCGCGATGCTCCGCGGGGCCGCCGCGTGCGCCGCGCTCGTCCGCGCCGAACAGTCCTACAAGGCCGCCGCCGAACGCGCCGGCGACGACGTGACCGTCCCGTTCATCCGGAAGTGGGCGCGCGTCCACGACCTCCCCCAGCCGGTTCGCCGGCACGTCGCCGTCGGCCACATCCCGCCGACCGCCGCGAAACACATCGCGCGCGTCGGCGGCGACGCCCGCTACCGGCTCGCGTGGGCCGTCCTCGACAACGACCTCACCGTCCGCCAGGTGCGGCAGGTCGCGAGCGACGTGAACGACGGCCGCGCCCTCGGGGACGCCCTCCGCGACCACGGCGTCACTCCCGGCGAACTCACCCTCACCCTCCCCGCGAACGCCTACCGCGACCTCCGCCGCCGCGCCGCCATGACCGACACAGACCCCGGCGACATCGTCGCGGACGCCCTCGACGCCTACCTCGACGAGTAA
- a CDS encoding glutaredoxin family protein codes for MSVRVTVYSRADCHLCEDAIETIESVRERVRVDVAIEEVDVDDDPELRAAYGERVPYVFVDGDPAFKFRVDADELEERLSRPRR; via the coding sequence ATGTCGGTTCGGGTGACGGTGTACTCGCGGGCGGACTGCCACCTCTGCGAGGACGCCATCGAGACCATCGAGTCCGTCCGGGAACGCGTGCGGGTGGACGTTGCTATCGAGGAGGTGGACGTGGACGACGACCCCGAGTTGCGGGCGGCGTACGGCGAGCGCGTGCCGTACGTGTTCGTGGACGGCGACCCGGCGTTCAAGTTCCGCGTGGACGCTGACGAACTCGAAGAACGACTCAGTCGTCCACGTCGATAA
- a CDS encoding cytochrome b — MSTETEQQPAEGTASEDENPSRVYRWLDDRLDLGDTFLGKAFPEDAYGSFLLGEVSLFTFVILVLTGTFLGLIYTPSTTAVEYTGRVAAYAGTEVPAAFASVLQITYGTRFGMTLRMVHHWAAFLFVAAMGLHMLRVFFAGSYRNPRELNWLVGTALIFLGILEGFLGYALPFDEYSATATGIGYEIAGTIPFIGEQLQYLVFGGAWPAASETVIPRLFFMHVFLVPLVIGGLIAVHMFLLVRQKHTEQKGERHESDGGPDSDDQSYVVGTPLFPNQAMVTIVVFLMTFAVLFLLAAFFPVQRLPIWGPSDPTSTPANVGPDWYFMWVFGVLKIIPAIPFHDAISSALGGIPVGEFVAGVIVPGIIATVLALWPFIDYSKNEVHFTADPLDRPFPTAVGVGAIALIVMLSMAGMNATVATVVSGIVHWAAPIPVLGGLFTFVFTQPPVTTAEVTLPLQVATVAVPLVEGVLVYVMLARRKKRKGIEDSSEAAAARAASQDD; from the coding sequence ATGAGTACGGAAACAGAGCAGCAGCCCGCGGAGGGGACGGCGTCTGAGGACGAGAACCCGAGCCGTGTCTACCGCTGGCTCGACGACCGTCTCGACCTCGGGGATACGTTCCTCGGGAAGGCGTTCCCGGAGGACGCGTACGGCTCGTTCCTCCTCGGTGAGGTGAGTCTGTTCACGTTCGTCATCCTCGTTCTGACGGGGACGTTCCTCGGTCTGATTTACACGCCGAGCACCACGGCCGTGGAGTACACGGGTCGTGTCGCGGCGTACGCGGGCACGGAGGTGCCGGCGGCGTTCGCGTCCGTCCTCCAGATAACGTACGGTACGCGGTTCGGGATGACGCTCCGGATGGTGCACCACTGGGCGGCGTTCCTGTTCGTCGCCGCGATGGGCCTCCACATGCTCCGCGTGTTCTTCGCGGGCTCCTACCGGAACCCCCGCGAGCTGAACTGGCTCGTCGGCACCGCCCTCATCTTCCTCGGTATCCTTGAGGGCTTCCTCGGGTACGCGCTCCCGTTCGACGAGTACAGCGCGACCGCGACCGGTATCGGGTACGAGATAGCGGGGACGATTCCGTTCATCGGCGAGCAGCTCCAGTACCTCGTGTTCGGCGGTGCGTGGCCGGCGGCCTCGGAGACGGTTATTCCGCGGTTGTTCTTCATGCACGTGTTCCTCGTGCCGCTCGTCATCGGCGGCCTCATCGCCGTCCACATGTTCCTGCTGGTGCGCCAGAAGCACACGGAACAGAAGGGCGAGCGCCACGAGTCCGACGGCGGCCCTGACTCCGACGACCAGAGTTACGTCGTCGGCACGCCGCTGTTCCCGAACCAGGCGATGGTGACCATCGTCGTGTTCCTGATGACGTTCGCGGTGTTGTTCCTGCTGGCGGCGTTCTTCCCCGTTCAGCGCCTCCCCATCTGGGGGCCGAGCGACCCGACGAGCACGCCGGCGAACGTCGGGCCGGACTGGTACTTCATGTGGGTGTTTGGCGTGCTGAAAATCATCCCGGCCATCCCGTTCCACGACGCGATTTCGAGCGCGCTCGGCGGTATCCCGGTCGGTGAGTTCGTCGCGGGCGTCATCGTCCCCGGTATCATCGCGACGGTGCTCGCGCTCTGGCCGTTCATCGACTACTCGAAGAACGAAGTCCACTTCACGGCCGACCCGCTCGACCGGCCGTTCCCGACCGCCGTCGGCGTGGGAGCTATCGCGCTCATCGTGATGCTCTCCATGGCCGGCATGAACGCGACCGTCGCGACGGTCGTCAGCGGTATCGTGCACTGGGCGGCACCGATTCCGGTGCTCGGCGGCCTGTTCACGTTCGTGTTCACGCAGCCGCCCGTGACGACGGCGGAGGTCACGCTCCCCCTCCAGGTCGCGACCGTCGCCGTGCCGCTCGTCGAGGGCGTCCTCGTCTACGTGATGCTCGCTCGGCGCAAGAAACGGAAGGGCATCGAGGATTCGAGCGAGGCGGCCGCCGCGCGCGCCGCCAGCCAGGACGACTGA
- a CDS encoding QcrA and Rieske domain-containing protein: protein MSTNDDTTTAEAEQEPEPEGEPEQIPERDTLVETRRNAAKLFAGIAGSAAIGSFAVNGLVGVDSAAVKDTTTLTYETMYVSGTHLVDQEGNRVGLDAIPAGSGEMMTVFPEAEGGGALTAAGQTATLLIRFEQDQYAEPTNLDGVVEGYAAYSKVCTHAGCQVSQRDGQDLLCPCHQSVFDPLNGCEVVGGPAPRPLPQLPIGVTEEGDLLMATGHFEAPIGAGGGE from the coding sequence ATGTCCACGAACGACGACACCACGACGGCGGAGGCGGAACAGGAACCGGAGCCAGAGGGAGAACCCGAGCAGATTCCCGAGCGGGATACGCTCGTGGAGACTCGTCGGAACGCGGCGAAGCTCTTCGCGGGTATCGCGGGGTCGGCTGCTATCGGGTCGTTCGCGGTGAACGGCCTCGTTGGTGTCGATTCCGCGGCCGTGAAGGACACGACGACGCTGACGTACGAGACGATGTACGTGAGCGGCACCCACCTGGTCGACCAGGAGGGGAACCGCGTCGGCCTGGATGCGATTCCGGCCGGGAGCGGGGAGATGATGACTGTGTTCCCAGAGGCCGAGGGCGGCGGCGCGCTCACGGCCGCGGGACAGACCGCGACCCTCCTCATCCGTTTCGAGCAGGATCAGTACGCGGAGCCGACGAATCTCGACGGCGTCGTCGAGGGGTACGCGGCGTACTCGAAGGTGTGCACGCACGCGGGCTGTCAGGTCAGTCAGCGCGACGGCCAAGACCTCCTGTGTCCGTGCCACCAGAGCGTGTTCGACCCCCTGAACGGCTGTGAGGTCGTCGGTGGGCCGGCGCCGCGCCCGCTCCCCCAGCTCCCAATCGGCGTGACGGAGGAGGGCGACCTCTTGATGGCGACCGGGCACTTCGAAGCGCCCATCGGGGCGGGAGGCGGAGAGTGA
- a CDS encoding plastocyanin/azurin family copper-binding protein has protein sequence MNRREFLAGAAGTSAVALTSTTATAQEDGEGSDPRQGSGTEDDPYVVNMYTESSEYYFDPVGLHIEPGDTVQWVNASGDHSATSYTTDNPSASVRRVPEGAASFNSGTLTEDGATYTHTFETEGTYDYYCIPHKTLGMVARLVVGEPGGPATEGSIPDSVGSGVVPDSETIVEEQALSYPFIPNTGAGSLPGLAVGALALFGLGNAYMLSEYDVLSGRYKNSDDTQTGLE, from the coding sequence ATGAACAGGAGGGAATTCCTCGCGGGCGCGGCCGGGACGAGCGCAGTCGCGCTCACCAGCACCACGGCCACCGCCCAAGAAGACGGCGAAGGCAGCGACCCCCGGCAAGGAAGCGGCACCGAGGACGACCCGTACGTCGTCAACATGTACACGGAGAGTAGCGAATACTACTTCGACCCCGTCGGCCTCCACATCGAACCCGGCGACACCGTCCAGTGGGTGAACGCGTCCGGCGACCACAGCGCAACCTCCTACACCACGGACAACCCCAGCGCGTCCGTCCGCCGCGTCCCCGAAGGAGCCGCGAGCTTCAACAGCGGCACCCTCACTGAGGACGGCGCGACCTACACGCACACCTTCGAAACCGAAGGCACCTACGACTACTACTGCATCCCCCACAAGACGCTCGGCATGGTCGCCCGCCTCGTCGTCGGCGAACCCGGCGGCCCCGCCACCGAAGGCTCCATCCCCGACAGCGTCGGCTCCGGCGTCGTCCCCGACTCCGAAACCATCGTCGAAGAACAAGCCCTCTCCTACCCCTTCATCCCCAACACCGGCGCGGGCTCCCTCCCCGGACTCGCCGTCGGCGCACTCGCACTCTTCGGCCTCGGGAACGCCTACATGCTCAGCGAGTACGACGTCCTCTCCGGCCGCTACAAGAACTCCGACGACACCCAGACCGGACTCGAATAA